A stretch of Henckelia pumila isolate YLH828 chromosome 4, ASM3356847v2, whole genome shotgun sequence DNA encodes these proteins:
- the LOC140867125 gene encoding uncharacterized protein At3g49055, whose product MESIESSTENHAFKELESLRLSCRNLGTRFKEKEMVFTHVHKQNQEYSIQENKDVLQETAKERGCGDEIFKAKKLLREREEEFVRENGQLKRENGEKIGFLTKNLEVIKLAKDGLMSIISSLEEGRLENFGEEHEENEQDLDWDELLVESNLVLRLINMISLKLNDYKDSNIKERRELEIRLVNSEEENKDINSLLRIALMEKEELEKNLGKLKGENEQKRMAILQIAEKGLQKVGFGFIMGSGSNDQTSNDSDTNSGTKSDDSERAEEVVNLASAMEKIMKNLRQEIADLRSSLQESRLETEQVRRITFNQHEKLAGKRRKIEELEETEAKLIQNVEALLVEIKETEEDARRWRDACELEAEAGKNAVMERDKLISILKQGLEKNSAALDVSNGKLKLKNELVSAADAAREAAERSLQLADSRAAGLRERIEELTKQLEDCEKRSKRRIRYICWPFPLNPANSPAGGIRNVKQMVPEMLALDN is encoded by the exons ATGGAATCCATTGAATCATCGACAGAAAATCATGCATTTAAAGAACTTGAAAGCCTTCGTTTATCATGTCGAAATCTTGGAACCAGATTCAAAGAGAAGGAAATGGTGTTCACTCATGTAcataaacaaaatcaagaatATTCCATCCAAGAAAATAAAGACGTTTTGCAAGAAACCGCGAAAGAGAGAGGGTGCGGGGACGAAATTTTCAAGGCCAAGAAGCTTCTTAGAGAAAGGGAGGAAGAGTTTGTGAGGGAGAATGGACAGCTGAAGAGAGAAAATGGGGAGAAAATCGGGTTTCTCACGAAGAATCTCGAGGTCATAAAGTTGGCGAAAGATGGCCTGATGAGTATAATCTCGAGTTTAGAAGAGGGCAGGCTTGAAAATTTTGGCGAAGAACATGAAGAAAATGAACAAGATCTTGATTGGGATGAGTTATTGGTGGAATCAAATCTTGTTTTGAGGCTCATCAATATGATCTCTTTGAAGCTCAATGATTATAAGGATTCAAATATAAAGGAGAGGAGGGAATTAGAGATCAGATTGGTTAATTCGGAGGAAGAAAACAAAGATATCAACAGCCTGCTTAGAATTGCATTGATGGAGAAAGAGGAACTAGAGAAGAATTTAGGTAAGCTAAAGGGAGAAAATGAGCAAAAAAGAATGGCAATTTTGCAGATTGCGGAAAAGGGTTTGCAAAAAGTTGGATTCGGATTTATAATGGGAAGTGGATCCAATGATCAGACATCGAATGATTCGGATACAAATTCCGGGACTAAATCAGATGACAGTGAACGGGCAGAGGAAGTTGTTAATCTG GCTTCAGCTATGGAGAAAATCATGAAGAATTTGAGACAGGAAATTGCTGACTTGAGGAGTTCTTTACAAGAATCAAG GTTAGAAACAGAGCAAGTACGGAGAATTACATTCAACCAACATGAAAAATTAGCCGGAAAAAGGCGAAAGATCGAGGAATTAGAAGAGACAGAGGCAAAACTAATCCAAAAT GTTGAAGCATTACTCGTAGAAATCAAAGAAACTGAAGAAGATGCCAGAAGATGGAGGGATGCTTGTGAATTGGAAGCAGAAGCTGGGAAAAACGCGGTTATGGAGCGTGACAAACTG ATCAGCATTTTGAAACAAGGACTCGAAAAAAATAGTGCAGCTTTGGACGTATCAAACGGTAAGCTAAAGCTGAAAAACGAGCTCGTAAGCGCTGCAGATGCAGCACGTGAAGCAGCCGAAAGATCCCTTCAACTGGCCGATAGTCGAGCTGCAGGATTACGCGAAAGGATCGAGGAGTTAACGAAGCAATTGGAAGATTGTGAAAAGAGAAGTAAGCGTAGAATAAGGTATATTTGTTGGCCTTTCCCTCTGAATCCTGCTAATAGTCCCGCAGGTGGGATTAGGAATGTGAAGCAGATGGTACCTGAAATGCTGGCATTGGATAACTAG
- the LOC140866443 gene encoding gibberellin 20-oxidase-like protein gives MSIQLPVFDISQPLSSTSLSALSLACKEWGFFHITNHGVSKELCTKLRLLSSQIFNLPSEAKQKAGPLSDIRTYTPHFIASPFFESLRVSGPNFFASAQISSEALLNQPGPEFCEILTEYGSRMTYLSKTILEMVIQSLGNDLETKFLSEFKNCHGYFRINNYSPPKCMEEQETEGLGMHTDMSCMTIVYQDDHGGLQVRSKEGKWMDIDPHDDTLVVNIGDLMEAWSNGKFRSSEHRVILKQNVDRFSTAFFWCFEDEKTIIAPDEIVGEGNLRLYKPFVCTDYLRFRENNEKGKFEKVGFTVKHFAGIEE, from the exons ATGTCTATACAACTCCCTGTTTTTGATATTTCACAGCCCTTGAGTTCTACTTCGCTTTCTGCCCTTTCTCTAGCATGTAAAGAATGGGGTTTTTTTCACATAACAAACCATGGAGTATCCAAAGAGTTGTGCACGAAACTGCGTCTTTTGTCGAGCCAGATTTTTAATCTCCCCTCGGAGGCGAAACAGAAAGCAGGTCCTTTATCTGATATAAGAACATATACTCCCCATTTCATAGCCTCCCCTTTCTTCGAGAGTCTACGAGTATCGGGACCGAACTTCTTTGCCTCTGCACAGATTTCTTCAGAAGCTCTCCTAAACCAGCCAGGCCCCGAATTCTG TGAGATACTTACAGAATATGGAAGTAGAATGACCTATTTATCAAAAACAATTCTTGAAATGGTTATCCAGTCTCTAGGGAATGATCTTGAGACGAAATTCCTATCCGAATTCAAGAATTGCCATGGTTACTTTAGAATCAATAATTATTCTCCACCCAAGTGTATGGAAGAACAAGAAACCGAAGGGCTTGGAATGCACACTGATATGAGCTGTATGACCATAGTTTATCAAGATGACCATGGTGGACTCCAAGTGAGGTCTAAAGAAGGGAAATGGATGGACATAGATCCACACGACGACACGCTCGTGGTGAACATCGGTGACTTGATGGAGGCCTGGAGCAACGGAAAATTCAGATCGTCTGAGCATAGAGTTATCTTGAAACAAAACGTGGATCGATTCTCCACTGCTTTCTTTTGGTGCTTTGAAGATGAGAAAACGATCATCGCTCCCGATGAAATCGTGGGAGAAGGGAACTTGAGGCTCTACAAGCCTTTTGTTTGTACAGATTATTTGAGATTCAGAGAGAATAATGAGAAAGGGAAGTTTGAGAAAGTTGGCTTTACTGTCAAACATTTTGCAGGGATTGAGGAGTAA
- the LOC140863558 gene encoding uncharacterized protein isoform X1 — protein MSIICGLPILECVYCLACARWAWKRCLHTAGHDSETWGTATLEEFEPVPRLCRYILAVYEDDLRQPIWEPPRGYGIDPDCLVMKKNYEDTQGKAPPYLVYLDHEHTDIVLAIRGLNLAKESDYAVLLDNKLGRRKFDGGYVHNGLLNAAGWVLNAECDILKELVEKYPNYTLTFTGHSLGSGVAALLTLVVVQNRDRLHNIDRKRIRCFAIAPARCMSLNLAVRYADVINSVVLQDDFLPRTATPLEDIFKSLFCLPCILCLRCMADTCIPEEKKLKDPRRLYAPGRLYHIVERKPFRCGRFPPVVKTAVPVDGRFEHIVLSCNATSDHAILWIEREAAMALELMLEKDQTLEIPAKQRMERQETLEKDHSEEYNAALRRAISLSVPHAFSPSPYGTFDQTSDEESHKLLGDSSRGSSTRSRGRENWDELIERLFEKDDSGHIVLKKTLVTEKL, from the exons ATGTCAATTATCTGTGGTCTGCCCATTCTTGAGTGTGTATATTGTCTAGCATGTGCTCGATGGGCATGGAAGCGGTGCCTACACACTGCAGGCCATGATAGCGAGACATGGGGCACGGCCACACTCGAAGAGTTTGAACCCGTCCCGAGGCTCTGCCGATACATATTAGCTGTGTATGAGGATGATCTTAGACAACCTATCTGGGAGCCTCCTCGAGGGTATGGAATTGATCCCGATTGCTTAGttatgaaaaagaattatgagGACACTCAAGGGAAAGCACCCCCGTACTTAGTTTATCTGGATCATGAGCATACCGATATAGTTCTTGCCATAAGAGGCCTTAATCTTGCCAAGGAGAGTGACTATGCAGTTTTGTTGGATAATAAGCTCGGGAGAAGGAAATTTGATGGGGGTTATGTCCATAATGGGCTTTTGAACGCTGCAGGGTGGGTTTTGAATGCAGAATGTGATATTTTGAAGGAGCTGGTCGAAAAATATCCGAATTATACTTTGACTTTCACGGGGCACTCTCTAGGATCAGGTGTGGCGGCTCTATTGACCCTAGTCGTGGTGCAGAATCGTGATAGACTGCACAATATCGACAGGAAGAGAATCAGGTGCTTTGCCATTGCACCGGCCAGATGTATGTCTCTTAATTTGGCTGTGAGATATGCTGATGTTATCAATTCTGTTGTTCTTCAG GATGATTTCTTACCCCGAACTGCTACCCCCTTGGAAGACATCTTTAAGTCACTTTTCTG TTTGCCGTGCATATTATGCTTAAGGTGCATGGCTGATACATGCATACCAGAAGAGAAGAAGCTCAAAGATCCAAGAAGGCTATATGCACCTGGTCGCCTTTATCACATTGTTGAGCGAAAACCATTCAG ATGCGGAAGATTTCCTCCGGTTGTGAAGACAGCAGTGCCGGTGGATGGAAGATTCGAGCATATAGTTCTTTCTTGCAATGCCACTTCTGACCATGCCATTCTCTGGATAGAGAGAGAAGCCGCAATGGCTCTTGAA TTGATGCTAGAGAAAGATCAGACACTTGAGATTCCAGCAAAACAAAGGATGGAGCGTCAGGAGACGTTAGAGAAAGACCACAGCGAGGAGTACAATGCTGCTTTACGAAGGGCTATTTCATTGTCCGTTCCACATGCTTTTTCACCTTCTCCATATGGAACCTTTGATCAAACATCTGATGAAGAGTCCCATAAATTGCTCGGTGATTCCTCTCGAGGATCATCAACAAGAAGCAGAGGTAGAGAAAACTGGGATGAATTGATCGAACGCCTATTTGAGAAGGATGATTCTGGTCACATAGTACTGAAAAAAACACTCGTTACCGAAAAGTTGTAA
- the LOC140863558 gene encoding uncharacterized protein isoform X2, which produces MKKNYEDTQGKAPPYLVYLDHEHTDIVLAIRGLNLAKESDYAVLLDNKLGRRKFDGGYVHNGLLNAAGWVLNAECDILKELVEKYPNYTLTFTGHSLGSGVAALLTLVVVQNRDRLHNIDRKRIRCFAIAPARCMSLNLAVRYADVINSVVLQDDFLPRTATPLEDIFKSLFCLPCILCLRCMADTCIPEEKKLKDPRRLYAPGRLYHIVERKPFRCGRFPPVVKTAVPVDGRFEHIVLSCNATSDHAILWIEREAAMALELMLEKDQTLEIPAKQRMERQETLEKDHSEEYNAALRRAISLSVPHAFSPSPYGTFDQTSDEESHKLLGDSSRGSSTRSRGRENWDELIERLFEKDDSGHIVLKKTLVTEKL; this is translated from the exons atgaaaaagaattatgagGACACTCAAGGGAAAGCACCCCCGTACTTAGTTTATCTGGATCATGAGCATACCGATATAGTTCTTGCCATAAGAGGCCTTAATCTTGCCAAGGAGAGTGACTATGCAGTTTTGTTGGATAATAAGCTCGGGAGAAGGAAATTTGATGGGGGTTATGTCCATAATGGGCTTTTGAACGCTGCAGGGTGGGTTTTGAATGCAGAATGTGATATTTTGAAGGAGCTGGTCGAAAAATATCCGAATTATACTTTGACTTTCACGGGGCACTCTCTAGGATCAGGTGTGGCGGCTCTATTGACCCTAGTCGTGGTGCAGAATCGTGATAGACTGCACAATATCGACAGGAAGAGAATCAGGTGCTTTGCCATTGCACCGGCCAGATGTATGTCTCTTAATTTGGCTGTGAGATATGCTGATGTTATCAATTCTGTTGTTCTTCAG GATGATTTCTTACCCCGAACTGCTACCCCCTTGGAAGACATCTTTAAGTCACTTTTCTG TTTGCCGTGCATATTATGCTTAAGGTGCATGGCTGATACATGCATACCAGAAGAGAAGAAGCTCAAAGATCCAAGAAGGCTATATGCACCTGGTCGCCTTTATCACATTGTTGAGCGAAAACCATTCAG ATGCGGAAGATTTCCTCCGGTTGTGAAGACAGCAGTGCCGGTGGATGGAAGATTCGAGCATATAGTTCTTTCTTGCAATGCCACTTCTGACCATGCCATTCTCTGGATAGAGAGAGAAGCCGCAATGGCTCTTGAA TTGATGCTAGAGAAAGATCAGACACTTGAGATTCCAGCAAAACAAAGGATGGAGCGTCAGGAGACGTTAGAGAAAGACCACAGCGAGGAGTACAATGCTGCTTTACGAAGGGCTATTTCATTGTCCGTTCCACATGCTTTTTCACCTTCTCCATATGGAACCTTTGATCAAACATCTGATGAAGAGTCCCATAAATTGCTCGGTGATTCCTCTCGAGGATCATCAACAAGAAGCAGAGGTAGAGAAAACTGGGATGAATTGATCGAACGCCTATTTGAGAAGGATGATTCTGGTCACATAGTACTGAAAAAAACACTCGTTACCGAAAAGTTGTAA